The genomic segment GGCGCGCTGCTTTTGCGCGCGACCTTTAGTCCGGCACACCGACAGCGTCCGCGCGAGTGGGCACCGGAATCGCAATGCAGACCGTCCTCATCGTCGTCCACCTCATCATCGTGCTGGCGCTCATCGCCGTGGTGCTGCTGCAGCGCTCGGAGGGCGGGCTCGGGCTCGGCGGTGGCGGCGGGGGCGGCGTCTCCGGCTTCATGACCGGCCGCGGCCAGGCGAACGCGCTGACTCGCGCGACCGCGATCCTCGCCGCCCTGTTCTTCACCACCAGCATTGCGCTGGCGATCTTGGCCCACCGCAGCGCCGCGCCCCGCTCGATCCTCGACGAGACCGGGACGCCGCAGGGCCAGACGCAGCAGACCGACAAGCCGGTGAACGCGGACAACCTGCTCGACACGCTGCGCAGCGGCAGCCCGAGCCAGGGCGGCCAGCCGGCCTCGGTTCCGACCGACGCACCGGCCAAGCCGGCGACCCCGGCGCCCGCTCCGAACACCCCGCCGGCCGCACCGGCGACGCCGGACGCGCCGCAATCGCGCTGAGCGCGATGCGACGCAGCCGCACCATCTGCGGATAAGAGCCTTGCGGCCGGCGCATCGGCCGCGGGGACGTGGAAGACGAATTCCTCAACGGCATGAGGGGCATAGCCCCGTGCCGCCTCCCGCGTGGCCGGCGGGGTGCGGCAACCGTTGCGGTTTGGCGAATCGCTTGAGCCCCTTTATGGACCAAAGCCCATGACGCGGTACGTTTTCATCACCGGCGGCGTGGTTTCCTCCCTGGGCAAGGGCCTCGCCTCCGCCGCCCTCGCGGCTTTGCTCCAAGCCCGCGGATACCGCGTGCGCCTGCGCAAGCTCGACCCCTATCTCAACGTCGATCCGGGCACGATGAGCCCGACGCAGCACGGCGAGGTGTTCGTCACCGACGACGGCGCCGAGACCGACCTGGATCTGGGCCATTACGAGCGCTTTACCGGCCTGCCGGCCTCGCGCGCCGACAACGTGACCACGGGGCGGATCTACCTCGACATCATCACCAAGGAGCGGCGCGGCGACTATCTCGGCGCCACGATCCAGGTGATCCCGCACGTCACCAACGCCATCAAGGCGTTCGTGCTCGACGGCAACGACGATTACGACTTCGTTCTGGTCGAGATCGGCGGCACGGTCGGCGATATCGAGGGCCTGCCGTTCTTCGAGGCGATCCGCCAGATCGGCCAGGAGCGCCCGCGCGGCAGCGTCTGCTACCTGCACCTCACGCTGCTGCCCTACATCCCGTCCGCCGGCGAATTGAAGACCAAGCCGACGCAGCACTCCGTGAAGGAGTTGCGCTCCATCGGCATCCAGCCCGACATCCTGCTCTGCCGCTGCGACCGTCCGATCCCGCAGGACGAGCGGCGCAAGCTCGGCCTGTTCTGCAACGTGCGGGAAAGCGCCGTCATCGAAGCGCGCGATGTCGACACGATCTACGCCGTGCCGCTCTCCTACCGCGAGGCGGGACTCGACCGGGAGATCCTGGCGCATTTCCAGATGGAGCCGGAGACCGAGCCGAAGCTCGACCGCTGGCAGAACATCCTCGAGCGGGTGCGCAACCCCGAGGGTGAGGTCACCATCGCCATCGTCGGCAAGTATACGGGGCTGAAGGACGCCTACAAGTCGCTCACCGAGGCGCTGACCCATGGCGGCATCGCCAACAACGTGCGCGTCAACCTCGAATGGATCGAGGCGGAGGTGTTCGAGCGCGAGGACCCGGCGCCGTTCCTGGAAGGCCTGCACGGCATCCTCGTGCCCGGCGGCTTCGGCCAGCGCGGCGCCGAGGGCAAGATCCGCGCGGCCCGCTACGCCCGCGAGCGCAACATCCCTTATTTCGGCATCTGCTTCGGCATGCAGATGGCGGTGATCGAGGCGGCGCGCTCGCTCGCCGGGATCGAGGGCGCCAACTCCACCGAGTTCGGCGCGACTGCAGAGCCCGTGGTCGGCCTTCTCACCGAGTGGATGCGCGGCAATGAGCTGGAGCGGCGCGCGGCCGAGAGCGATCTCGGCGGCACCATGCGGCTCGGCGCCTACAAGGCGACGCTCGGTGCGGACACCAAGATCGCGCAGATGTACGGCGGCACCGAGATCTCGGAGCGCCACCGTCATCGCTACGAGGTCAACATGGCCTATCGCGCCCGCCTGGAGGCCAAGGGTCTGCGCTTCTCCGGCACCTCGCCGGACGGGCTCCTGCCCGAGACGGTTGAACACGAGGGCCACCCGTGGTTCATCGGCGTGCAATTCCACCCGGAGTTGAAGTCGCGCCCCTTCGAGCCGCACCCGCTGTTCAAGGGGTTCATCGCCGCCGCGATCGACCAGAGCCGCCTGGTGTGATCGAGAGAGGGACCCACGGTTGACGACGATCTCGGGCCTTCCGGCCTTTCTCGCCTACTTCGCCGTCTCCCTCGGGCTCACCGCCCTCTACCTCGTGACCTACCTCACCGCGACGGCGCACCGGGAGATCACTCTGGTGCGCGAGGGCAACCTCGCCGCCGCGCTCGCCCTCGGAGGCAGCCTTCTTGGCTACTCCATCCCGCTCTCAGCCGCAGTGCGCTACGCCGGCTCGCTGCTCGACTGCATCGTCTGGGGGCTCGTCGCCCTCGTGGTGCAGGTCGCGATCTACTGGCTGATGCGGCCGCTGCTGCCGAACCTGTCGCGGCGGATCGACGAGGGTCAAACGGCGCCCGCTGTCCTGCTCGGAGCCGCCTCCCTGGCGGGCGGCCTCGTGAACGCCGCCTGCATGAGCTACTGACGCCGTGGCGGACGACCGCGAGGCTCGGGCCAATTTCGGCCGCCGAAGGCCGCTTGAGCCTGCTCTGGCCGTCACGTCGCCCGACACGGCCGCGAGCAAACGCTCGCAGACCGTCTCGACCGTGCTGGTCGCGAGCGCGGGTCTCGCAGCCCTCGGCCTTGGCTCTCTCGAGCGGACTGCGCCGTCGAAAGACGTCCTCATCTACGTCGACGCGGCCGCCTGCGCCGCCGACGGCATTCGCCCGGCCGAAGAGTGCCGCAGCGACTATGCCACCGCCCGTGCGGCCTATCCGTCGACCGCGCCACACTATGAGTCAGCGGCGGAGTGCGAGGGGCACCACGGGTCGTCGCATTGCCTGCCGGATCCGAATACGCCGCCGCAATCCGTCCCCCGCATGGCGGGCTTCCTGCTCGGCCGCCGCGCCTCCGATTGGGTGACACCCGAACCCGTTTACGAGCACCGCCAGGGTCACGGCGGTCATCACGGCAGTTACTGCACCGGGTCGGGCGGCAAGGTCTCCACCGGAGGCGGAGGCCACGCCTCCTCGGCGACGCTCAAGCCCGCCGCTGCGAAAGCGACACAGTTCGGCGGCTTCGGCAGCAGCGGCAAGAGCTTCTCCTCCTTCGGCGGCACCTGATGCGCCGCTTCGCCTGCGGAGAGCGGCCCGGCTGGCGGGAGATCGCGCGGGACGCGGGCTTTGCCTTCCACACCATCGATGGCGAACCCTATTGGGACGAGAGCCACGCCTACGCCTTCACGCTGGCCGAGATCGAAGACGACATCGAAGGACCGAGCGCCGAGCTGCACGCGCTCTGCCTCGACTTCGCGGCCGAGGCGGTGGCGGACGAGCGCATCCTCGCCTCGCTCGCCATTCCCGAACCGGTCTGGGACACGGTTCGGGCGAGCTGGCACCGGCGCGATCCGAGCCTCTACGGACGCCTCGACTTCTCCTACGGCGGCACGGGGCCAGCCAAGCTCCTGGAATACAACGCCGACACCCCGACCGCCCTCTACGAGACCGCGGTGTTTCAGTGGCTCTGGCTCGAACAAGGGCTGACGGAGGGACGCCTTCCCGCGGGCAGCGACCAGTTCAACGCACTCCACGAGCGGCTGATTGCGCGTCTCGCCGAGATCACGCCGCCCGGCCTCATCGCCTTTGCCGCCGATACGAGCGGTCCGGAAGACCTCGGCACCGCCGGCTACCTTCAGGATTGCGCGGTCCAGGCCGGCTGCGCGACGATCCTGCTCGACCTCGCCCAGATCGGCCTGCGGGCGGATGGCGCCTTCTGCGGGCCGGATGAGCAGCCCTTCGCCGCCCTGTTCAAGCTCTACCCCTGGGAATGGGCGTTTCAGGACGCGTTCGGTTCGGCGGTGGCGACCTCGCCGACGCGGTTCCTCGAGCCGCCCTGGAAGATGGTGCTCTCCAACAAGGGCCTGCTCGCCCATCTCTGGGCTCGCGAGCCGGGCCACCCGAACCTGCTGCCGGCCTTCTTCGAGGCCGATCCCGCCTGCGCGACTCTGGGCGACGCCTATGTGCGCAAGCCGCTGCTCTCGCGGGAGGGCGCCAATGTCGAAATCTTTTCCGATGGCGCCCGCGTCGCCGGAGCGGATGGGCCCTACGGCGCGGACGGCTTCATCCGCCAGGGTGTGGCGGAGCTGCCCTGCTTCGACGGCCGCCGCCCGCTCCTCGGCGCCTGGATCGTCGGGGATGCGCCGGCCGGACTGTGTATCCGCGAATCGGACGGCCCGATCACCGGCGACGGAGCATTGTTCGTGCCGCACCTGATCGAACCGAGCTGACGCCGGTCACGAAAAAGGGGCCGGATCGGCTCCGGCCCCCTCGCTCACGCTCCGGCTCGCGTTAGCGGCCCGCGGCGCTGTTGCCGCCGCCGGCGCTGCCCGCCCCACCGCCCATGGTGCCGCCCGGTGCGTTGCCGGTCGTTGCGCCGGGAGCCATGGTGCCGGTCGAGCCGGTGGTTGCGCCCGCTGGGTTGCCGTTCGTCGGCCGCATGCTGTTGCCGGTGTTGTTCCGCACCGGGCTGGCACTGTCCGTGGTGCCGCCGGTGCCGCCCTTGCCGGTGCTCGACTGGGCGAAGGCCGCCCCGGAAACGGCGAGGGTCAGCGCGGCGGCGAGCGCGATCATCTTGGTCGGCATGGTTCTTTCCTTCCCTGATATCGGGTGTGGAAAGCGAACCCGCCGCCGACGGCATGGTTCAGCGCGAATTTCCTCAGCCGACGCGCAATCCGTGGGTCCGGCGGCCGCGACGCCACGTCCGCACTGCCTTCGAGGCCGCAGACCCTATATGGCTTGATGCCGTGACCGAGATCCTGTTCTACCACCTCCAGCGCCAGCCCCTCGAAAAGGTGCTGCCCAGTCTCATCGAGAAGTCGCTGGAGCGCGGCTGGCAGGCGGCCATCCAGGCGGTGAGCGAGGAGCGGCTTCAGGCGCTCGACGACGGCCTCTGGACCTATACCGACGAGAGCTTCCTGCCCCACGGCACGGACCGTGACACGGACGCGGCGAGCCAGCCCGTGGTGCTGACCCTGCGCGAGACCAACCCCAACGGCGCCTCGATCCGCTTCCTCGTGGAGGGCGCGGAACTGCCGGAGGATGCGGAGAGCTACCAGCGGATCTGCATCCTGTTCGACGGCACCGACACTGACGCGCTGCTGCACGCCCGCGAGCAATGGCGCGGCGCCAAGGCCGCCGGCCATGCCATCGCCTACTGGCAGCAGGACGAGGGCGGGCGCTGGACCAAGAAGGCGTGAGATCAATGCGTCGTCCGGTGGGAAGGCGCGACAACACGCACGACCAATCGCCCGAGGATCGCGAGAGACCGATGACGCAAGCCTTCTCCCTCTCCCCCCGTGCCGGAACGGCCCGACTCTGCCTGGCCGGCCTCCTCTCCCTCACCGTGGGATTGGGGCCGGTGCTCGCCCAGCACGGCCCGGCGCAGGGTGACGGTCCCGGCCAAGCGCAGGGGAGGGGAACGGCGCAGGGCCAGCCGCGCAAGGCGCCGGAAGGACGCCGTCTGCCGCCGGACGCGGCCACCGAGCACAGCATCGATGGGCCGAACGGCCGCGCGCTCCCCTTCACCGCCACCGCCGGAAGCCTCGCGCTGGTGGACGAGGAGGGCAAGCTTCAGTCCGAGATCGCCTTCATCGCCTACACCAAGGCGGGCAAGCCGGAGGAGGCCGCCGCCCGGCCGATCACCTTCGGCGTCAATGGCGGACCGGGCGCGGCCTCGGCCTATCTCAATATCGGTGCGAT from the Methylorubrum extorquens genome contains:
- a CDS encoding putative inner membrane protein (Evidence 3 : Putative function from multiple computational evidences; Product type m : membrane component), whose translation is MTTISGLPAFLAYFAVSLGLTALYLVTYLTATAHREITLVREGNLAAALALGGSLLGYSIPLSAAVRYAGSLLDCIVWGLVALVVQVAIYWLMRPLLPNLSRRIDEGQTAPAVLLGAASLAGGLVNAACMSY
- the pyrG gene encoding CTP synthase (UTP-ammonia ligase) (Evidence 2a : Function from experimental evidences in other organisms; PubMedId : 3514618; Product type e : enzyme), encoding MTRYVFITGGVVSSLGKGLASAALAALLQARGYRVRLRKLDPYLNVDPGTMSPTQHGEVFVTDDGAETDLDLGHYERFTGLPASRADNVTTGRIYLDIITKERRGDYLGATIQVIPHVTNAIKAFVLDGNDDYDFVLVEIGGTVGDIEGLPFFEAIRQIGQERPRGSVCYLHLTLLPYIPSAGELKTKPTQHSVKELRSIGIQPDILLCRCDRPIPQDERRKLGLFCNVRESAVIEARDVDTIYAVPLSYREAGLDREILAHFQMEPETEPKLDRWQNILERVRNPEGEVTIAIVGKYTGLKDAYKSLTEALTHGGIANNVRVNLEWIEAEVFEREDPAPFLEGLHGILVPGGFGQRGAEGKIRAARYARERNIPYFGICFGMQMAVIEAARSLAGIEGANSTEFGATAEPVVGLLTEWMRGNELERRAAESDLGGTMRLGAYKATLGADTKIAQMYGGTEISERHRHRYEVNMAYRARLEAKGLRFSGTSPDGLLPETVEHEGHPWFIGVQFHPELKSRPFEPHPLFKGFIAAAIDQSRLV
- a CDS encoding protein of unknown function, putative exported protein (Evidence 5 : Unknown function), with protein sequence MPTKMIALAAALTLAVSGAAFAQSSTGKGGTGGTTDSASPVRNNTGNSMRPTNGNPAGATTGSTGTMAPGATTGNAPGGTMGGGAGSAGGGNSAAGR
- a CDS encoding conserved hypothethical protein (Evidence 4 : Unknown function but conserved in other organisms), with the protein product MADDREARANFGRRRPLEPALAVTSPDTAASKRSQTVSTVLVASAGLAALGLGSLERTAPSKDVLIYVDAAACAADGIRPAEECRSDYATARAAYPSTAPHYESAAECEGHHGSSHCLPDPNTPPQSVPRMAGFLLGRRASDWVTPEPVYEHRQGHGGHHGSYCTGSGGKVSTGGGGHASSATLKPAAAKATQFGGFGSSGKSFSSFGGT
- a CDS encoding putative synthetase/amidase (Evidence 3 : Putative function from multiple computational evidences; Product type e : enzyme) is translated as MRRFACGERPGWREIARDAGFAFHTIDGEPYWDESHAYAFTLAEIEDDIEGPSAELHALCLDFAAEAVADERILASLAIPEPVWDTVRASWHRRDPSLYGRLDFSYGGTGPAKLLEYNADTPTALYETAVFQWLWLEQGLTEGRLPAGSDQFNALHERLIARLAEITPPGLIAFAADTSGPEDLGTAGYLQDCAVQAGCATILLDLAQIGLRADGAFCGPDEQPFAALFKLYPWEWAFQDAFGSAVATSPTRFLEPPWKMVLSNKGLLAHLWAREPGHPNLLPAFFEADPACATLGDAYVRKPLLSREGANVEIFSDGARVAGADGPYGADGFIRQGVAELPCFDGRRPLLGAWIVGDAPAGLCIRESDGPITGDGALFVPHLIEPS
- a CDS encoding conserved protein of unknown function (Evidence 4 : Unknown function but conserved in other organisms), with translation MTEILFYHLQRQPLEKVLPSLIEKSLERGWQAAIQAVSEERLQALDDGLWTYTDESFLPHGTDRDTDAASQPVVLTLRETNPNGASIRFLVEGAELPEDAESYQRICILFDGTDTDALLHAREQWRGAKAAGHAIAYWQQDEGGRWTKKA
- the secG gene encoding putative secG: preprotein translocase (Evidence 3 : Putative function from multiple computational evidences; Product type t : transporter); the encoded protein is MQTVLIVVHLIIVLALIAVVLLQRSEGGLGLGGGGGGGVSGFMTGRGQANALTRATAILAALFFTTSIALAILAHRSAAPRSILDETGTPQGQTQQTDKPVNADNLLDTLRSGSPSQGGQPASVPTDAPAKPATPAPAPNTPPAAPATPDAPQSR